The Brassica oleracea var. oleracea cultivar TO1000 chromosome C6, BOL, whole genome shotgun sequence genome includes a region encoding these proteins:
- the LOC106300856 gene encoding glucan endo-1,3-beta-glucosidase-like, with product MAKAPPLISFLLFSAAVLLTFPAAISSIGVNYGTLGNLPPPTQVANFLKTQTSIDSVKIFNVDPNILRAFAGTGISVVVTVPNGDIPALANGMQARRWVSANILPFHPQTKIKYISVGNEILLTGDNNTISKLLPAMRTINSALVRAGVRDVKVTTAHSLNIIAYDLHGAPSRGRFRPVWEKSILAPILAFHRQTKSPFMVNPYPYFGFDPKNVNFAIFRSPYKAVRDPFTRKIYTNMYDALMDSTYSAMKALGYGDVNIVVGETGWPSACDAPWCSPANAAWFNLNIIRRAQGQGTPLMPKRRFETYIFGLFNEEGKPGPTAERNWGLFRSDFSPVYDVGLLRGGGRGRPAPALPAPSTAGGKWCVAKSGATNAQLQANINWVCSQGGVDCKPIQAGGSCFNPSSLRMHASFVMNAYFQKNGRSDGSCHFSGTGIVVRSNPSNGACKF from the exons ATGGCGAAAGCGCCACCGTTAATCTCTTTCCTCCTCTTCTCCGCCGCCGTACTTCTCACCTTTCCGGCCGCGATATCCTCCATCGGCGTCAACTACGGAACTCTAGGAAACCTCCCACCGCCGACTCAGGTTGCAAACTTCCTCAAGACTCAGACTTCTATCGATAGCGTCAAGATCTTCAACGTGGATCCCAATATCCTCCGTGCCTTCGCCGGTACCGGAATATCGGTCGTTGTCACCGTCCCTAACGGTGATATTCCGGCGTTAGCTAACGGGATGCAAGCTCGTCGGTGGGTTTCGGCTAATATATTACCGTTTCATCCTCAGACGAAAATCAAATATATCTCCGTCGGCAATGAGATTCTTCTCACCGGAGATAATAACACGATCTCGAAGCTCTTACCGGCGATGAGAACTATAAATAGTGCTTTGGTTCGTGCTGGTGTCAGAGATGTTAAA GTTACAACCGCACATTCACTTAACATCATAGCCTATGACCTGCACGGTGCACCAAGCCGAGGTCGATTCAGACCTGTCTGGGAAAAAAGCATTTTGGCTCCAATCCTAGCTTTCCATCGCCAGACCAAGTCTCCGTTCATGGTTAACCCTTACCCTTACTTCGGTTTCGACCCTAAAAACGTCAACTTCGCCATTTTCCGTTCACCGTACAAGGCGGTTCGTGATCCGTTCACCCGCAAAATCTATACAAACATGTACGATGCTCTCATGGACTCGACGTACTCAGCCATGAAAGCTCTTGGCTACGGAGATGTTAACATCGTCGTCGGAGAAACTGGCTGGCCGTCTGCTTGCGATGCACCTTGGTGCTCTCCGGCAAACGCGGCTTGGTTCAACCTCAATATTATCAGACGTGCACAAGGCCAAGGAACACCTCTCATGCCTAAAAGACGGTTCGAGACTTACATTTTCGGTTTGTTTAATGAAGAAGGCAAACCCGGTCCAACCGCTGAGCGGAACTGGGGGCTTTTCCGGTCTGACTTTTCTCCGGTTTATGACGTTGGTCTCCTCCGTGGTGGTGGCCGTGGACGTCCAGCACCAGCATTGCCAGCGCCTAGTACTGCTGGTGGTAAATGGTGCGTGGCAAAGTCAGGAGCCACTAATGCGCAGTTGCAAGCGAATATTAATTGGGTGTGTAGTCAGGGAGGCGTTGACTGTAAACCGATTCAAGCCGGTGGCTCGTGCTTTAACCCTAGTAGTTTGAGGATGCATGCTTCATTTGTAATGAACGCTTATTTCCAGAAAAATGGTCGCAGTGACGGGTCGTGTCATTTCAGTGGGACCGGTATCGTTGTAAGGAGCAACCCAAGTAATGGTGCGTGTAAGTTCTAA